The sequence below is a genomic window from Sphingobium sp. KCTC 72723.
CCATGAGCATTTGCATCTGCAACCGCTGCATATCGGCATTCTGGCGAGCCGCCGCTTCCTGTTCAGGATAGCGGAAACGCACGACGAATTGGGCATCGGTGCCGGTTGCTATGTCCCCGCTGCGCGCAGACAGAGCAAAGGTATAGGTACGAACCACCCCAGCTTTGCGCGTTACGACGATCAGATTTGTCGGTGGCGCTTTCTCGCGAGGCTTGATGAAAAGGATATTATCAGCCGGGGCGACTTCCCAACTTACGGTATCGCCTAGCGCGACACTCGAAATCGTCTCCCCGTCCCCGAAAACAATCTGCGATGCAGCACGGAAAACGCCTTTGATCCGCACGACTTCATCAATGTTGTAATTGATATATCGGATGCGGGTATCTTGCTGGCCCGAGCGAGGAATTTCCTCAGCAAAGGCGGGGTTGGTGATGATCGCGGCGACCAGCGCCCCGCTCATGAGGACATTGCGAAGCGCGTTCATCGGCCAATCTCCGGATCGGCGCGGTAGCTGACCACTTGGAAGCCCAGCGGGTTGTCGAGCCTGCCAGCTTCGGTTGTCGGCTTATCCACGTACTTGAAGTTGATCGTGGCAATCCATTGCACCTGTTCGTCAGGGACGTTCCCCGGCTTCGCCACGGACTTGACGAAACGGACCTGCGCCACGCGGTTGTTGATGAAAGTGATGTTGCGGACGGCGGCAGCGACCAGTTCGCCGCCCTGGTACACGTTGACCGGGGCATTGGGGTTGGTCGCGCGGCGGGTGCCTGCAAACTTCTCCTGCTCTTGCGGCACCGACAGCGCCAGCACCTTACGCTCTGTGTCGCGCGAGGATGAGGGGTTCCAAGACTCCCGGTTGCGAACGTAATCGGACAGGAAGTATTTGTTGACCGCTTCGTCGGCGGTGATGTTGCGCGTATTGGTCAGCCGCGTCACCACGTCGATGGCGCCGGTCTGGCGATCGACGCGGATCACATAGGGTTCCACCGATCGCAGCGGTGCCGCAACGTGCCATGCCAACATGGAGAGGCCGAAGATGACCCCGCCAGCGCCCACCATATAAGCAATGCGCTTTTGCTTGTTCGCCTCGCGAACGCGATCAAAATCCCAATCCTTCGCATCCGCGAAATACTGGTCCAGATCGCTCTTTTTCTTGACGCCCAGGGCCATCGTCAGCAGCTCCTATATGCGAGTTGAGGGATTGTCGGCGCTTGCATCATGGAGAGCGGTTGGCCCGGCGCGGGCTGGTCAGGTGCGGGCGGTGGCGCGGGCACCACTGCGCCGTCAGAGCCATCGGCTTTCCCAGCATCGCCCGCTTTGGGGAACACCATCACATCGCCTTGAGGCGCTGTGCTGACCACCGGGGCGGAGAGGACCGATCCATAGGGATTTGCGGGCCGCGCGTCCGACCGACTGCACGTTGAAGGGGGATTGCGACTCTCCGAAGTCGTCGCACAGGCCACAACACCGCAGCTTGCGACCCCGACACAGAGAATCCTTCCCCAGCGGCGCGCAACCAGCGCACCGTGATTATTCAACCACATTGCCATTACTCCTACCTGTTGCCGGGGCGGGACGATGCACCGGGCATCGAAGTGCGACCCGAAGATGCTTGAGCCTGTTGAACGAATGCGGCCCGATTGGCGGTCTGCCTGTTGAGCGACCAGCGGGCCGTGTTGCCAACCGCGTTCGCCGCGCCCTTCGGCGCGCGAAGGGTCGAGTTCATGATTTTGCGTTGGAGCATTGACGGGTAGATCGCGGACAGGAAGCCCGCGCCAGATGATCCGCCGCCGCCCGCAAATGAACCGATGGACTGCGCCTGCATGATGATGAAGCCGCCGACCAATACCGCGACAAGTTGCAGCATCATCGCCGCCAGCGCCGTCCACGTATCGCCACCAGCGCCAGCGCCGACAGAACCGGGGATCGCGTTCACCAGCGCCACCACGAAAAGCAGCGCGATCGAGACCGCCGCCGTTTGAATGGCGTAGTTCAGCACCGCACCGAGCCAGCTAAAGAACAGGCCCGAGGATGACGGGAAAATCAGAGCGCCGACAAAGATCGGCATCGTGGCGATCGTCACGAAAAGGCCGAACTTTATGAACAGGACGATTGTCATGGCGATAGCCGCGATGATGTAGGCCATCACCATAATGAGAATGACCATCAAGCCGGTCGCAAGGTTCGGGATCGTGTACGGGAAGAATGTGCTTGGCTCGATCCAAGGCTCCATCTGGTTATGGATCGAAAGCGCAGGCTCGACGGCGTTTTTAACGAACGCATCGAACGTCGCATTGAGCGCACCACCGCCCAATGCGTTCGCGAGCTGGTCCGGAGCTTGTTGGGCTGCTGCTGCAATTTGCGGTGCGATCGTGGACGTCGCCGCCAAGATCACGAGGTAGCATTTGAGCCAGGTGCCGAGATAATTGCCGAATGGCTCATTGGACACCCCGCGCATGACGGCGAAGCCGACGATCACCAGATTGATTGCCATAGCGGTTTGCAGTGGCGCCGACACCAACCCCATCACGGCAGCGTACTTGCCCGAAAGGGTGCCGGTAATCTGGCCTTCAAGCATGTTATAGATCGCGTCGAGCATGACCTATTTCCCGTTCCAGGTCGGCCAGATCGAACCATTCTTGAGGTTCTTTTCCGTCCGCGCGCGCTCACGCTTGAATTGCTCTTCGGCATTGCGCTTGATGGCTACAGCGGCGTTCCCGCAGTTGACTCCCGCGTCACCATTGCTTTGGCAACGCGCGGTCTTTTCCCGCGCCTCGTCCAGATGCTTCAAATAGTAATCGACGGACTTTTCCGCCTCACCGCAGGCGGCCAGCGGAAGCGCCGCAGCCGCAAGTATTGCAAAGCACTTCCGCATGGCCCGATCCTCCATTTTACTTAGTTGCCGTTCCACGTCGGCCACAGCGCGCCGCTGTCGATGTTTTCCTGCGTCTTGCGCTGTTGATTGGCGAAGTCCGCAGAGGACTTCACCGCCAGCGCACCGCGCGCAGCCTGTTCCGCCGCTTGCATCTGCAAGAGCCGGTTATTGATCGCGGCGTTTTCGATGTTCGCTCGCGCTGCAATGTCCTGCGATTGACGCGCCGTTGTTGCGGACGCGAGGCCGGTGCTCAGCTCCTTAAGGCCGTCACCGCTCGCCGTGGTGGCTTCCAGCATATATTCGCCATAGGCTTGATCGCGCGCGCCTCGCGTGGCTGCGCCGTTCAAGATGCCCTCGGCATCGCCAAAGTCGCCACTCAGTCCGGAAAGCGAAAAATCGCTGGTATCCATGATCCCCTTGGCGCGGTTGCCGAGCGCGCCCAGGTCAGCCAGATCGCCGGAGATCAGATTGATTGAATCCTGCATTCCGTCCGGCAAGGCCGTCTGCAAAATCTCCGCTTTCAGCGATTGAGCGACATTCGAGATTTGCGAAAGGCTGTTCATCGTGTTGTAGAGTTTCTTTGCCTCTTCCAACTGATTGAGCGTGTTTTTGGCTGTTTGCAGGGCTTGCGCGATCGACTTAACATCAACGACCGCCAATTGGGCATGGGCCGATCCGGACATGCCGCCGAGCGACAAAGCCAGTGCTGCGAAGGTTAGAATTTTCTTCATATCAGGCACTCCATTCCTTCTTGCCAACTGAACGCCAGCGGCGCTTGAACTCGGGCAACCAAACATCGGGATCATCCCCGAACTCGGCCCGCAGCTCGTCAAGCAACTGGACCGTCCCTTGGCGGCCCGAGAGCACCGCCAATTCGTCAGCCATGCCGTTAAGGTCCAATTCGACCACAACGGAATCATGACCCTGTTTGATGAGGAAGCGCCGACTTTCCGGCGATAGATCGACCTTGATAAGCCGGAACTCGGCTTCGGTCAGATTGAGGCCGTCGATGTAGTCGCGGGCCTGCGCATTCGGGTTAGGCAGAAGGATTTTCGTTGGGCATTGCTCGATGATGGTTTCGGCAATGTCCGAGCGCAGAGCGTCAGCCGGTGACTGCGTTCCGAACATCATCATGGCGTTGCGCTTACGATAGGTTTTCAGACCATCACGGGCGAAATGCCGAAATGCTGGATCGCCCAAGGCTTTCCAGAACTCGTCAATGTCGATGATGACCGGGTTCCCGTCCACGATGTCATCAAGCCTGTGGAACAGGTAGCTCATGAGCGGCGGACGGATCGCGTTGTTTTCGAGAAAGTCCGTCATGTCGAAGCCCATAAGGCGGGCATCGAGCCGCAACGTGTCCTCGTCATTATCGAAAACCCAGCCAAATTCGCCAGATTTGGTCCACCGTTCCAAACGTGCGCCAATGCCTTCCACGCTGGTTTGGTCGAGCTGCGACCGTATCGCCGCGAGGGACCGAAGTTCTTGCGGCAGTCGGGCCACGGCATCGAGCGCCTGATTGATCTGGTAAAGCTCCGGGGGCGTCAGCTCGCCATTGTCAGGGGTGACGAGCTGACGCAGCCACGATGCAAGGAACTCACGGTTGCGGGGGCTGTGATCCAGCGCCTTAAGCGGCGCGAAGCCCGATGGCTGGCCGTTCTTGAGAGCAAGGTAGGTGCCGCCCGAAGCGCGGACGAAAATCTCCGCGCCGCGATCCTTGTCGATGAAGGCCATGCGCGCGCCGGTTTTTTCAGCCTGCGACAGAAAGAAATTCTGGATGACGGTTTTACCGCCGCCAGATGGTCCGAGAATGAGGGTGTGACCTACATCGCCAAAATGGAAGTTGAAGAAATAGGGCGAATTGGCCGTTGTCTTGAGCAGGGCAATTGCATTGCCCCAATGGTTTCCTGTCGGCTGACCGAGCGGATAGGTATGGATCGGCGCCAGTGCCCCAAAGTTGCGCGATGTGAGGGCCGCAGGCCGCGTCCTCCATGCGAAGTTGCCCGGCAGCATCGACCAGTAGGCCGCTTCCAGAGCCAAATCCTCGCGCGCCGCGACAATGCCGCTTTCGGAGAGCGCCGCACGGGCAACGCTCATGTTTTCCGCGAGCTTTTTCGGCGTCTCGCCAAAGACCGACAGTGCCAGATGATGCTCGCCAAGGACGAAGCGATTGGACTGCAAATCGTCCATGGCTTCATCCAGTTGGGATTGCTGGCTGAACGCCACGTCATCGGTGGCACTCAGTTGCGCGCGCTTCCGCCGCGCCGTCTCCATACCCATTTGCTTGCCGAGGAAGGCGAAGCCCTGGCCCAGCACAAACTCAAATTTCGATTCCAACAGCGCGTTGAGCTGGCCGGGGAACGTGCGTGCAGCATGTTCGCGCACCGCCAAAATGCCGCCGTACCGCGAACCTCCCGGCTCCCGAACCTCGAACAGTTCCTGTCCAAAGATGACCCGATCCGAGTAGACCGCACGGCCCAAATGGCCGCGCACCAACGGCACCCGCCGCTTGTCGGCGGTCATAATCCGCTGCATCAATTCCATAGGCTCGCTGAATTGCAGGCCATTGAACTCGTACACGCCCAAGATGCGCGGATTGACGCGACCGAGCAGCTTATCCACGTCACGCAGAATGTCGGTGAACGTCTCGATAATATCCTCTTCGGCTTCCGCAGCGCTGGCCTTGGAGAACATTGAGAATACCGATGACGCGGCCTTGTCGGCTGCGCCCACCGCTGGCCGGTAGAGGACCGTCAGATAATGCTCGTTGACGAACATACGCTTGGCGAGGACGCGATTGCGATAGGCGGCGTCGAGATCGCGCGCGAAGGCAGACCGGAACTCCCCTTCGGGATAGCCGCTGTCGATACGCCGGATCGTGTTGACCATGACCGCGACCCGTTCGTGCGCGATAGTGCGCCAAGCGGTATTCAGCTTCTCGTGCCAATCGTTGATGGTGGACACATCAGCCGTCTCGAACGCGATCCCGTCGAGCGCGAAAACGGCCATATATTCGCCGTTGTCGAGCGCGACGATGTTGTCATTCACATGGCGCGCGTAGGGCAGATACAGCGACGGGTCGCGCTCCAGTTTGATAGGGGGCTTGCGCTTAAACACGATCAAATCCTTTCCGCTTCACGCCCTTGACCGGCAGCGGCGAATAGCTGGACCCGCCCCAAACCGACTTGTTCGGCGCGGGCGCTTTCGTGCGGCCGAAAAGGAAGATGATCTTGAACATATTGTAGTCGGCACGGACGATGAGCCGGGCTGCGCCCAGGAGCGCGCCACCAATTGCCAGCGCCCAAATCGGGTTGCCCACGACCATGAGCGTGAACACCGATGCCATTCCGATCGCCAGCGTTGCCTCAACAGGGACGCCGAACCACAGTGTCGGACGTGTCAGGGCCAAGAACAGCGGATCTTCGGTTAGATATTCTGGCTCAGACACCCGGAACCTCTCTTTTGCCGCCGTGCGGCTTCATGTCAGCAAAGCAACGATGGCCGGGGCACACAGCAGCACGATTAGGCCAGCAGCCCACAACGCGAGCGACTGGCGATCACCGTGACCGGCCATGAAGAAATACCCGGCGATGACGAGCGCGAGCGTCCCGATGGCAGCGCCAGCGGCCATCATCTTGGTTGCCATGGAAGAGGCTTGGGCGGAGGCGGAGGCGACTTGCGCCGCCCCCGGAACCGACCAAGCCACCCCAGCAAGGGTCGCCGCAGAGAGACGAACCCTGCGCATCACGTTCCCGAAATGGTATCGACGAGCCAACCGGCGCCGAAAACGATGAAGCAGCCGACGATGATCGAGCCAAGCAGCCCCTTATTGCCAGCGCCGAAGAAGAACATGATGCCGGCGATGACCAGCGCGATTGCGGCCAGACCCTTTGCGATAGGCCCGGTCAGCAAATTGAGGATGGAGTCGACCATGGACGCCACCTCTGTCTGGTTTGCGGCCTGCGCCCATGCGGGAACAGGCAGCATCGAGAGGACGGCACCGGCGAGCGCGTAGTTGGTCGACCACCGCCCCTTGATGTTGGAAACGAGCTTTTTCATCAGAAGAAACCTCCACTTGCTACGATTGCGATGCCCACGCAGAAAGTAATGAACACGATAAGTGTCCCTCTTCCTGTCATGATGAGAATGCCCAGCCAAATTACGCCAAGCATTATTGCCGGTCCTACGAGAGCTTTTAATTCGTTGAGGACCGTTGTTGCTATCCCGTTCACATCAGCATGAGCGGGAGTTGCAACGAGGCCGAGCACAAGCACGACCGACAATCTCTTGATGATCTTCAGCAAGATGCTCACAGGCCTCCCTCCACCGAACCGGAGGACTGGCGTTGCCGCCAACTGGCCTGTGCGAAAACGTCCCACGCGGGGGGCGGGCTTGCGCCCTCCGCACCGTCGCGCGTCTCGGAATTGAGTGAAGCGGACACCTGATAAGCGCCTGCCACCGCCTGTTGAGGCTGATATGTCGCCACCGCCCAAGGCGCTTGAGCATCGCTAGGCCGTTCGAGGGGAGAGCCTGTGTCCGTCCCCCAAGCGACGTGCCAATGATCCGAATGCTTCGGATCACCTGGCCCAAGCAATTCTACGATCCGAACACCATTGGCCGCCATCACGGCGCGAATTTGATCGCGGGTAATCGCGCCAACGCCGCCACGCGGAACGAAATCGACCGCACGACCGACCTTGTGATAGCTATGGACGGCTCCATAGGTCGCGTTGATCGGGCGCAGCGTATCGGTGATCCTGCCGCCGAATGCCGAAAGCAACAGGTTTCCAACCTTGTCCGGCGACACCGAGCCATAGGAGAGCTGCACCACCGCAGGCCGCACCGCAGACGTGCGACCAGTCGCCGCCGCATAGACCTTCCGGACATATCCGTTGAATAAGCCCTTGGCCCGCGAGCCGGTATTATACTCGCTCAGCGCCGCGCGGAGGGGGTCAGCGTGCCCCGCCACACGAGCGCGGCTGTAATTGTCAGCAAGCAGCGCCGCGCCTGCCCGCAGGTTTGTGCAGGGGTCGAAAACCGTCTCGGCTGTCACACCGAGGCGCGCAAAATTCGCGCTGTTGATTTGCATGAGGCCAGCGTCAAAGTTGGCCCCTTTGCGAAGTAGGCCCCGCGCTGTGGCGCTTGCATCGGCTCCGTTGGCCGGTTGGCGTTGGAGCGAACCGCCCGAATTGACGCCGATCCGATAGGGATGGCCCTCAGATTCCACCTGTATGATTGCCGTCATCGTTGCAGGCGCGACATTCGCCGCGCATGATTGCAGTAACGCCGCCAAAACCGTAGCATCTAAAGGCATTCAGCGCACCTTTATGGAGAGTCCGGTTTCTCTGGTACACATATCCGACACTACCGACAACACGCTTTCGGCTTGTGGGATTCCGCGATGCGATGAACGGTTGATCGTCTTTTTGGCCGGAGCTGAACCCGAACGCGCTTGATGGAGACGGCACCTATGGCTTAGCTCTTGCTCCATATTTCGGCTGAATGCTGTTCAGCTTCACCTACGAGCCAAAGCGGAACCGCATTGCCAAAGACGATCCTATTTCTGTCGGAAACGGCTCATTCTCCATCCATTTCGGAGCAGAAGGCTCTCTGCATGGAGGACAGTGATCTAGTCGCGAACGAAGCGCGGATGGATCTCAATGATTTGCCGAACAAGCTCGCGCAGGGCGGCATGCCGCTGGAAAGCGGCGACAGGATCAAAATCTATGATTTCACCTGTCTGCCCATGCACCCGCAGAACCTTCTTCGTTTCATGCGGCAAATGCTGAAAAAGGGGGTCAGCATCCAGTTCGCCGCCCCTGGGATCGTTATCAAACCCGAGGAAGGCAACGACCTATTCAAGCTGGTCACTGGACTCGATAATCACTGGCGCCTCACCCACGGCGTCAGAACTCGCCCGACCGATTCAAAGCCGGGGCGCAAGCCCAAGCTGACCGAGGATCAGCTTCCCGCCATCAGGCGCATGCTTGACGATAGCGGCGCAACGGTAAGCAGCGTTGCGAAAGATTTGGGCATCGGCCGCACCACATTATTTGATTTTTTGCAGCGGCATCGGGATTCCGAGGCGGTGACTTCATGAGTCCCCGAGCAATACTGCTAGCGACGTTCCTAGGCCGAGGGCTAGACCTGC
It includes:
- a CDS encoding type IV secretion system protein, with the protein product MLDAIYNMLEGQITGTLSGKYAAVMGLVSAPLQTAMAINLVIVGFAVMRGVSNEPFGNYLGTWLKCYLVILAATSTIAPQIAAAAQQAPDQLANALGGGALNATFDAFVKNAVEPALSIHNQMEPWIEPSTFFPYTIPNLATGLMVILIMVMAYIIAAIAMTIVLFIKFGLFVTIATMPIFVGALIFPSSSGLFFSWLGAVLNYAIQTAAVSIALLFVVALVNAIPGSVGAGAGGDTWTALAAMMLQLVAVLVGGFIIMQAQSIGSFAGGGGSSGAGFLSAIYPSMLQRKIMNSTLRAPKGAANAVGNTARWSLNRQTANRAAFVQQAQASSGRTSMPGASSRPGNR
- a CDS encoding virB8 family protein, which translates into the protein MALGVKKKSDLDQYFADAKDWDFDRVREANKQKRIAYMVGAGGVIFGLSMLAWHVAAPLRSVEPYVIRVDRQTGAIDVVTRLTNTRNITADEAVNKYFLSDYVRNRESWNPSSSRDTERKVLALSVPQEQEKFAGTRRATNPNAPVNVYQGGELVAAAVRNITFINNRVAQVRFVKSVAKPGNVPDEQVQWIATINFKYVDKPTTEAGRLDNPLGFQVVSYRADPEIGR
- a CDS encoding type IV secretion system protein VirB3, with translation MSEPEYLTEDPLFLALTRPTLWFGVPVEATLAIGMASVFTLMVVGNPIWALAIGGALLGAARLIVRADYNMFKIIFLFGRTKAPAPNKSVWGGSSYSPLPVKGVKRKGFDRV
- a CDS encoding type IV secretion system protein; its protein translation is MKKILTFAALALSLGGMSGSAHAQLAVVDVKSIAQALQTAKNTLNQLEEAKKLYNTMNSLSQISNVAQSLKAEILQTALPDGMQDSINLISGDLADLGALGNRAKGIMDTSDFSLSGLSGDFGDAEGILNGAATRGARDQAYGEYMLEATTASGDGLKELSTGLASATTARQSQDIAARANIENAAINNRLLQMQAAEQAARGALAVKSSADFANQQRKTQENIDSGALWPTWNGN
- a CDS encoding EexN family lipoprotein, which codes for MRKCFAILAAAALPLAACGEAEKSVDYYLKHLDEAREKTARCQSNGDAGVNCGNAAVAIKRNAEEQFKRERARTEKNLKNGSIWPTWNGK
- a CDS encoding TrbC/VirB2 family protein, encoding MKKLVSNIKGRWSTNYALAGAVLSMLPVPAWAQAANQTEVASMVDSILNLLTGPIAKGLAAIALVIAGIMFFFGAGNKGLLGSIIVGCFIVFGAGWLVDTISGT
- a CDS encoding lytic transglycosylase domain-containing protein; its protein translation is MPLDATVLAALLQSCAANVAPATMTAIIQVESEGHPYRIGVNSGGSLQRQPANGADASATARGLLRKGANFDAGLMQINSANFARLGVTAETVFDPCTNLRAGAALLADNYSRARVAGHADPLRAALSEYNTGSRAKGLFNGYVRKVYAAATGRTSAVRPAVVQLSYGSVSPDKVGNLLLSAFGGRITDTLRPINATYGAVHSYHKVGRAVDFVPRGGVGAITRDQIRAVMAANGVRIVELLGPGDPKHSDHWHVAWGTDTGSPLERPSDAQAPWAVATYQPQQAVAGAYQVSASLNSETRDGAEGASPPPAWDVFAQASWRQRQSSGSVEGGL
- a CDS encoding helix-turn-helix domain-containing protein — encoded protein: MEDSDLVANEARMDLNDLPNKLAQGGMPLESGDRIKIYDFTCLPMHPQNLLRFMRQMLKKGVSIQFAAPGIVIKPEEGNDLFKLVTGLDNHWRLTHGVRTRPTDSKPGRKPKLTEDQLPAIRRMLDDSGATVSSVAKDLGIGRTTLFDFLQRHRDSEAVTS
- a CDS encoding TrbC/VirB2 family protein, coding for MSILLKIIKRLSVVLVLGLVATPAHADVNGIATTVLNELKALVGPAIMLGVIWLGILIMTGRGTLIVFITFCVGIAIVASGGFF
- a CDS encoding VirB4 family type IV secretion/conjugal transfer ATPase, which translates into the protein MFKRKPPIKLERDPSLYLPYARHVNDNIVALDNGEYMAVFALDGIAFETADVSTINDWHEKLNTAWRTIAHERVAVMVNTIRRIDSGYPEGEFRSAFARDLDAAYRNRVLAKRMFVNEHYLTVLYRPAVGAADKAASSVFSMFSKASAAEAEEDIIETFTDILRDVDKLLGRVNPRILGVYEFNGLQFSEPMELMQRIMTADKRRVPLVRGHLGRAVYSDRVIFGQELFEVREPGGSRYGGILAVREHAARTFPGQLNALLESKFEFVLGQGFAFLGKQMGMETARRKRAQLSATDDVAFSQQSQLDEAMDDLQSNRFVLGEHHLALSVFGETPKKLAENMSVARAALSESGIVAAREDLALEAAYWSMLPGNFAWRTRPAALTSRNFGALAPIHTYPLGQPTGNHWGNAIALLKTTANSPYFFNFHFGDVGHTLILGPSGGGKTVIQNFFLSQAEKTGARMAFIDKDRGAEIFVRASGGTYLALKNGQPSGFAPLKALDHSPRNREFLASWLRQLVTPDNGELTPPELYQINQALDAVARLPQELRSLAAIRSQLDQTSVEGIGARLERWTKSGEFGWVFDNDEDTLRLDARLMGFDMTDFLENNAIRPPLMSYLFHRLDDIVDGNPVIIDIDEFWKALGDPAFRHFARDGLKTYRKRNAMMMFGTQSPADALRSDIAETIIEQCPTKILLPNPNAQARDYIDGLNLTEAEFRLIKVDLSPESRRFLIKQGHDSVVVELDLNGMADELAVLSGRQGTVQLLDELRAEFGDDPDVWLPEFKRRWRSVGKKEWSA
- the virB9 gene encoding P-type conjugative transfer protein VirB9 — protein: MNALRNVLMSGALVAAIITNPAFAEEIPRSGQQDTRIRYINYNIDEVVRIKGVFRAASQIVFGDGETISSVALGDTVSWEVAPADNILFIKPREKAPPTNLIVVTRKAGVVRTYTFALSARSGDIATGTDAQFVVRFRYPEQEAAARQNADMQRLQMQMLMVEAGGVRVALDAAAVQGKRNLDYSIAGSSDLAPSEVTDNGQFTILRFPRNQQLPAIFTVSPDGSEAVVPYDVRGEFVVIHQVAKQFRLRRGLSIACIWNNAYDRYGPDNSSGTASPEVQRKLDGSSPR